In Dehalococcoidia bacterium, the genomic window GTAGCGTCCGGGCGAAGCTCTGACGTAGTCGAAGTCTACGACCCGGTGGCAGACCGCTGGCAGCGCCGCGCGCCGCTTCCGGAAGCGCGCGACCACGCGATGGCCTGCGCGCTCGACGGGCGCGTCTTCGTATTCGGCGGCGGGCTGGGCCAGCCCACGGACCGGGCCTTCGCCTACGACCCCCGCTCGGACAGCTGGGCGCGCCTTGCCGATATGCCAGTGAGGCGCACATCTGGCGGCGCTGCCGTCCTCGGCGGCCGGGTCCTCATCGCCGGCGGCGTGGGGGACCAACCGCGGCAGACCTTCTTGTACGACCCGGGCGGCGGCGCCTACAGCCCGGGCCCGGCGCTGCCGGCGCCCCGAGAGCACCTCGCGGTCGCGGCGCTGGATGGGCGCGTCTACGTGATTGGCGGGCGTTGGGACGGCGTCCTCAAGGACACTAACGAAGTGCTGGAATCGCCGTCAGGCCAGTGGCGCTCCCTGGCGCCGCTGCCGACCGCGCGCGGCGGCACCGCCGGAGGAGCGGCCGCCGGCCGCGTCATCGTCGCCGGAGGCGAGGCGTTCAACCCCTCCCGCACCT contains:
- a CDS encoding kelch repeat-containing protein, encoding VASGRSSDVVEVYDPVADRWQRRAPLPEARDHAMACALDGRVFVFGGGLGQPTDRAFAYDPRSDSWARLADMPVRRTSGGAAVLGGRVLIAGGVGDQPRQTFLYDPGGGAYSPGPALPAPREHLAVAALDGRVYVIGGRWDGVLKDTNEVLESPSGQWRSLAPLPTARGGTAGGAAAGRVIVAGGEAFNPSRTFPQVEAFDPVTNTWSKLPDLPTPRHGLAVQGIGNVLYVIGGGPTAGLSVAPQNEALTL